The Octopus sinensis linkage group LG19, ASM634580v1, whole genome shotgun sequence genome contains a region encoding:
- the LOC115221991 gene encoding superoxide dismutase [Mn], mitochondrial codes for MMLNNLMTIRQAVVRSCILAERLVKPTTCGFVSAQIRCKHTLPDLPYDYNALEPYISADIMKLHHQKHHATYINNLNIAEEKLANAVAKEDTSTIISLQPALKFNGGGHLNHSIFWEILSPHGGGEPEGDLLAAIVRDFGSFEKMKNDLVASSVAVQGSGWGWLGYDAVSKQLKIATCANQDPLKATTGLVPLFGIDVWEHAYYLQYKNVRPDYVKAIFNIANWKKIAALFKAATESA; via the exons GTCATGCATCCTTGCAGAGAGATTGGTCAAACCCACTACCTGTGGATTTGTTTCTGCTCAGATTCGCTGTAAACACACATTACCTGATCTCCCATATGACTACAATGCTTTAGAGCCATATATCAGTGCTGATATTATGAAACTCCACCACCAAAAACATCATGCTACGTATATCAACAATCTCAATATTGCAGAAGAGAAACTGGCTAATGCAGTAGCCAAAG AGGATACATCAACTATCATTAGTCTTCAACCTGCTCTGAAGTTCAATGGTGGAGGCCATCTCAACCATAGCATATTTTGGGAAATACTGAGTCCACATGGAGGAGGAGAACCTGAAGGTGATTTGCTGGCAGCCATTGTAAGAGATTTTGGATCTTTTGAGAAAATGAAGAATGACTTAGTTGCTTCCAGTGTGGCAGTGCAAGGTTCTGGATGGGGATGGTTAGGCTATGATGCAGTATCTAAacagctaaaaatagcaacttGTGCTAATCAAGATCCACTGAAAGCAACCACAG GTTTGGTACCGCTGTTTGGCATCGATGTGTGGGAACATGCCTATTATCTGCAATACAAGAATGTACGTCCAGATTATGTGAAAGCTATTTTCAACATCGCTAACTGGAAGAAAATTGCTGCACTGTTCAAAGCTGCTACTGAGTCAGCTTAA
- the LOC115221990 gene encoding guanine nucleotide-binding protein subunit beta-like protein 1 isoform X3 yields the protein MTQASPDPVFILRNSDKSPITCLKFLTFPSGTFLSAGTQNGDISLWDMNLKRVTQQEKKAHEVRGLLWIDQLKCSGHVVTTGRDGHLIFWDAGNGWQKINEVAKCSIGFCQGCVIPGDSTNSPLIAVPSQEESQVNIIDSVNQQNVAFLKPSDHFEGNKYGMCMDIAKMKHNQSGLLIGYENGCIALWDIRERKIIDCISLYEEMVTCVCCSESGHGWSGSVNDKLTQWSVCQDNGFTKLPAVQLTNSGINHMKLRNDERILAVAGWDSNIRILGTKKGKPLAVLSYHKLSVKCVAFSDNDLLAAGSQDGSISLWDIYR from the exons ATGACCCAAGCCTCACCAGATCCTGTATTTATCCTCCGAAATTCTGACAAAAGTCCAATAACATGTCTAAAGTTTCTAACATTTCCATCTGGTACCTTCCTGTCTGCTGGAACTCAGAATGGAGACATCAGTCTCTGGGATATGAACTTAAAACGTGTGACACAGCAAGAAAAGAAGGCTCATGAGGTTCGAGGTCTTCTTTGGATTGACCAACTTAAATGTTCAGGACATGTAGTAACCACTGGTCGAGATGGACATCTTATCTTTTGGGATGCTGGAAATGGTTGGCAGAAAATAA atGAAGTAGCAAAATGTTCCATTGGGTTCTGTCAAGGGTGTGTTATTCCAGGAGATTCTACCAACTCTCCCTTGATTGCTGTACCCTCTCAAGAAGAATCTCAAGTTAATATCATTGACTCTGTTAATCAACAAAATGTGGCATTCCTGAAACCATCTGACCATTTTGAAGGAAATAAATATGGTATGTGCATGGACATTGCTAAAATGAAACATAACCAATCAGGACTCCTTATTGGTTATGAGAATGGATGTATTGCTTTGTGGGAtatcagagaaagaaaaattattgacTGTATTTCTTTGTATGAAGAAATGGTAACGTGTGTTTGTTGTAGTGAATCTGGCCATGGTTGGTCAGGATCTGTAAATGACAAACTAACTCAGTGGTCTGTTTGTCAAGATAATGGTTTCACTAAGTTGCCGGCTGTTCAGCTCACCAATTCAGGCATTAATCATATGAAATTAAGAAATGACGAAAGAATACTTGCAGTTGCAGGATGGGATTCAAACATAAGAATTTTGGGGACTAAAAAAGGGAAACCTCTTGCAGTTTTAAGTTACCATAAATTGAGTGTTAAGTGTGTTGCATTTTCAGACAATGACCTTCTTGCTGCTGGATCCCAAGATGGATCCATTAGTTTGTGGGATATCTATAGGTAG
- the LOC115221990 gene encoding guanine nucleotide-binding protein subunit beta-like protein 1 isoform X2 yields the protein MGEDISHMTQASPDPVFILRNSDKSPITCLKFLTFPSGTFLSAGTQNGDISLWDMNLKRVTQQEKKAHEVRGLLWIDQLKCSGHVVTTGRDGHLIFWDAGNGWQKINEVAKCSIGFCQGCVIPGDSTNSPLIAVPSQEESQVNIIDSVNQQNVAFLKPSDHFEGNKYGMCMDIAKMKHNQSGLLIGYENGCIALWDIRERKIIDCISLYEEMVTCVCCSESGHGWSGSVNDKLTQWSVCQDNGFTKLPAVQLTNSGINHMKLRNDERILAVAGWDSNIRILGTKKGKPLAVLSYHKLSVKCVAFSDNDLLAAGSQDGSISLWDIYR from the exons atgggtgaag atATTTCACATATGACCCAAGCCTCACCAGATCCTGTATTTATCCTCCGAAATTCTGACAAAAGTCCAATAACATGTCTAAAGTTTCTAACATTTCCATCTGGTACCTTCCTGTCTGCTGGAACTCAGAATGGAGACATCAGTCTCTGGGATATGAACTTAAAACGTGTGACACAGCAAGAAAAGAAGGCTCATGAGGTTCGAGGTCTTCTTTGGATTGACCAACTTAAATGTTCAGGACATGTAGTAACCACTGGTCGAGATGGACATCTTATCTTTTGGGATGCTGGAAATGGTTGGCAGAAAATAA atGAAGTAGCAAAATGTTCCATTGGGTTCTGTCAAGGGTGTGTTATTCCAGGAGATTCTACCAACTCTCCCTTGATTGCTGTACCCTCTCAAGAAGAATCTCAAGTTAATATCATTGACTCTGTTAATCAACAAAATGTGGCATTCCTGAAACCATCTGACCATTTTGAAGGAAATAAATATGGTATGTGCATGGACATTGCTAAAATGAAACATAACCAATCAGGACTCCTTATTGGTTATGAGAATGGATGTATTGCTTTGTGGGAtatcagagaaagaaaaattattgacTGTATTTCTTTGTATGAAGAAATGGTAACGTGTGTTTGTTGTAGTGAATCTGGCCATGGTTGGTCAGGATCTGTAAATGACAAACTAACTCAGTGGTCTGTTTGTCAAGATAATGGTTTCACTAAGTTGCCGGCTGTTCAGCTCACCAATTCAGGCATTAATCATATGAAATTAAGAAATGACGAAAGAATACTTGCAGTTGCAGGATGGGATTCAAACATAAGAATTTTGGGGACTAAAAAAGGGAAACCTCTTGCAGTTTTAAGTTACCATAAATTGAGTGTTAAGTGTGTTGCATTTTCAGACAATGACCTTCTTGCTGCTGGATCCCAAGATGGATCCATTAGTTTGTGGGATATCTATAGGTAG
- the LOC115221990 gene encoding guanine nucleotide-binding protein subunit beta-like protein 1 isoform X1, which yields MKRFVNFSDISHMTQASPDPVFILRNSDKSPITCLKFLTFPSGTFLSAGTQNGDISLWDMNLKRVTQQEKKAHEVRGLLWIDQLKCSGHVVTTGRDGHLIFWDAGNGWQKINEVAKCSIGFCQGCVIPGDSTNSPLIAVPSQEESQVNIIDSVNQQNVAFLKPSDHFEGNKYGMCMDIAKMKHNQSGLLIGYENGCIALWDIRERKIIDCISLYEEMVTCVCCSESGHGWSGSVNDKLTQWSVCQDNGFTKLPAVQLTNSGINHMKLRNDERILAVAGWDSNIRILGTKKGKPLAVLSYHKLSVKCVAFSDNDLLAAGSQDGSISLWDIYR from the exons ATGAAGAGATTTGTAAACTTTTCAG atATTTCACATATGACCCAAGCCTCACCAGATCCTGTATTTATCCTCCGAAATTCTGACAAAAGTCCAATAACATGTCTAAAGTTTCTAACATTTCCATCTGGTACCTTCCTGTCTGCTGGAACTCAGAATGGAGACATCAGTCTCTGGGATATGAACTTAAAACGTGTGACACAGCAAGAAAAGAAGGCTCATGAGGTTCGAGGTCTTCTTTGGATTGACCAACTTAAATGTTCAGGACATGTAGTAACCACTGGTCGAGATGGACATCTTATCTTTTGGGATGCTGGAAATGGTTGGCAGAAAATAA atGAAGTAGCAAAATGTTCCATTGGGTTCTGTCAAGGGTGTGTTATTCCAGGAGATTCTACCAACTCTCCCTTGATTGCTGTACCCTCTCAAGAAGAATCTCAAGTTAATATCATTGACTCTGTTAATCAACAAAATGTGGCATTCCTGAAACCATCTGACCATTTTGAAGGAAATAAATATGGTATGTGCATGGACATTGCTAAAATGAAACATAACCAATCAGGACTCCTTATTGGTTATGAGAATGGATGTATTGCTTTGTGGGAtatcagagaaagaaaaattattgacTGTATTTCTTTGTATGAAGAAATGGTAACGTGTGTTTGTTGTAGTGAATCTGGCCATGGTTGGTCAGGATCTGTAAATGACAAACTAACTCAGTGGTCTGTTTGTCAAGATAATGGTTTCACTAAGTTGCCGGCTGTTCAGCTCACCAATTCAGGCATTAATCATATGAAATTAAGAAATGACGAAAGAATACTTGCAGTTGCAGGATGGGATTCAAACATAAGAATTTTGGGGACTAAAAAAGGGAAACCTCTTGCAGTTTTAAGTTACCATAAATTGAGTGTTAAGTGTGTTGCATTTTCAGACAATGACCTTCTTGCTGCTGGATCCCAAGATGGATCCATTAGTTTGTGGGATATCTATAGGTAG